acagattttgatgtgagaggacaacagggtgTGTAATTTTTCCTTTAAGAAAGTGTTAATAAGgattatagactttttttttttgctttttttggctAAAAGCAcgggtttaaagttaaaacttcctaatgatggatttgtaatgaattaaaaacacAGCTTTTCTCTTAACAAgatattaaaggattagttcacttccagaaaaaCCCCCCATGTCAtctaagatgttcatgtctttctttcttcagtcacaaAGTAGTGTCTGTGATGTCACCCGTAGGTATTTGAAGAGTGcttttttgaagcctaaagtgggcGGAGTCGACCGTCGCCATCTTGCCAGCGCGTCACACCCAGATAATGGAAAATGAGCAAAGAAGTGgcacagcagcggcaatccacctgtcactcaagtgtccacgcccttaattatgcagaaccttaaagcttaatataatttaaacggatgtgttataaaaaaattcatccCCTCACAGTTATCATGAAGGGCAGATATTAGATATAGACCAATACCACTTTTTGTACCAGACTGTAATCACATTTTtgtctgctgtaaagttgggcatttttaTGTGGGGAATCTATGGGAAAGTCAAATGCCCTTTACAAAAAAAGGTAAACAACGATGTCGGATGATTGGAGGTGAAAATGAGATGGAGTTTTTCACCCTACACTATCTTCTTTGAAATACACAGATGAAGATCTAACCTCGTGTGACCTTTCCAACTTGATTACGTAATGTGTGAAATTGAATTTGCAGATGTGCATCGCGGAGCTAGTGCAAGACAAGCAATTGTGGTAAAAAGTAtagaaatttgtattttttttttttttgaaaatgacagaTCGTTTCCTAGGCTGGGATCGTGTAGAggcctttgaagctgcattgaaactgcaatttggaccttcaactcATGCGGTCCGATTGAGGTCCACTATATGGGGAAAAATCCTGGaatattttcctcaaaaaccttaatttctttatcagaaagacatgaacatcttggatgacatggggtaagtaaattatcaggatttttttttattgtggaagTGAGCTAATCGTTTAATTGATGAACTgtagtcgtgtggattacttgtgtattattgtgtttgaactctcattctgatggcacccattcacttcaaggatccattggcgagcaagtgatataacgctaaatttctccaaatctctgaagaaacaaactcatctacaaggCTTGGATGATTTAGGAtagtagatttttatttatttatttttttcatattcttttaAGACTTTCTAAATCTAGCATGGCATATTCAGGCAGTTCAACATGGTCCATATAGGGTGACATGGAGGACTTATATTCTTCTCTCAGTAAAATTATAGGGTTGTGTTGAGACAAAGGGGTGTGCCCCATCCATCCGCTGTGGTGGTGTGAAACTGGGGTTCAATAATGTGATCTTATGCTTACAGCGGAAGTAATGCTACTACCCCTGATGGAATCAGCAAGTCTAAAGGGGTCTTACAACACCTGGAGGCCCCATTTGGAACTGATAACTGTTCAGCCTGGGATTCTGGTAAAAAGGTGACTGGATTAGCACAGACCATTCTTAAACCTCCCATACTTCCTCCTGCCATCATATTACAAACAGTCTTTAAGTTGCCTTTTTTTGCCATGTACCTACAAAACCATAATAGTGAAGAAATCTTCTTCATTTGAATAATTTGAGAAAAAACTCCAAGCTGCATGCTGTCGCTTTTGTTTTCCATCATTGTGAttctgctttttctttctttctttttttttgactggTTGACATAAAGATATGTCAAACCATGTTCTCTCATAGGACAACATAtagtattaaatataatttagcaAGACATCTTCTGTGTTTTCATTGGGACTTTTTAGGTGTACACATTTGATAAAATTGTTTGCTGCATGGCTATTTATGTCATACCGCATGGACTCTGTTTTGCACTGTTTTCCAATCCTTGTTGTCATGGTTACTGATTTGATTTCATCTTTATGTTCAGGTTTGTGTTTCATTATCTCCCCTACTTAAGTTCAGTTCTTTTTTGTGTTTGATTGTAAGGTCTTGTATAgctgttgaattattattattaaagatgtATGCACAGCTTAGTTTGACAGTTTAGTTGTAAAGACAAAATactctacaatttaaaataatttgttgtaGTTAAGTTAGGGTTGCATACTATGAAAGCAGATACCTTAAAGTACTAATGTTAGTGAACAAAGACTTTCAAATGTACAAACCAGTTTGTCATATTTGAACTATAAGGAACTGGTTCTTTTAGAACGCTGACTCAAATGACTGTTGCTATGGCTGTGTAACATTAGATCTGTGGTTCTCACTTCATGTCCTATCATGTTCATTGTTAAAACAGGAAATTGAATCATCTTATTGCATTATTAGTCATTTATTATTCTGCCTTCATGCTTCTCATCtttctttttatgaatgatgTTTTGTCCCTATGCGTTTGCCAATTTCCTTTTTTATTGCTGAATGGAATTATCGATTGTGAATTTTGAATTAATCACATGCATAGAAGGTTTCGTTAGTAGCATTTCATACCATTATATGAAACTGTGAATAATTTAGTTTACTCCTAAAATGATCAAACATCATATTTCCTTATACAGGATGGCAGCCATGCAACATCGGAGATGCAGAAACTCTCCCTAAGCCAAAACGAAATTGCAGAAGCCAACAAGTTCAAGAAGATGtatgtttctttttaaatttttagcCTCTAAATTTTTTTTCCAGATccacaataaaaaaacataattaaactcTTGAAATGTTTTCAGTATATGTAAGTATTTGATAATTGTTTCTACAGTTCCCATGATAAGAAGGCGGTAGCTCCAGTGAACATGTCCAAACTTTTAAGTTTTGGTTATGTTGAGGAAGAGAATAAATCTCTCGATGATGATGCTTCAAGTGagactttctgttttttttagtaTAACATCATgattggttttatttttgcattgcatttatatAATTGCAAAACTAACTTGTTTGCGTTTGATATTTTAGGCATTACCTCTGAGCAGACCAGCACCATTGCACCAGAGGATGAACTGGAATAAAGATGATGTCCCCCCTTCTTCATGAATTGTTGTTCTCTCGTATCCACTAGGTCCTCTGCATCAGTCACCCGCTATCTGCtttatgcaaaaacacatttagaTATCTGTACCCCTAGAAGGAAAGGATATTTGTAAAGTGAAAACCAGCTGTTTCTCGCCTCACATTGTCAGTGGATATGACAAAATGTGTAAGCTGCAAACTCTTTATTACACACTCCATGTCTGTAAGTATCTGGTTTGAACACTTTGGGGGTGTTCTTATGGCCCAGTAGTTAGCTAGTTGAGTGCATGATGAGCACACAAGAAGGTTACCATAAAATGAATGACGCAGATGCCATTGGTAGGGATTTGAGAACCGGAAGGGGGTTCGGGGAGTTCGCGATTGTGAATGTCTGTTGTTAGTATTGATGTGATCGTAAATAATAATAGATTCAGTTGTTTTTGGTGTTCTATGCTGTTTAATTTGAATGTTTCTTCCTTCTGAAAACAATGTTTACACTTGCTGTCAGTTCACATCTATTAATGATAACTGAATAAATTTGCATGTGCATAAAATACTTTGTTTTAGTCATTGTTTCAAAGGTTGAATGCATGGTTATCTTTACAGATTTTCAATTGTTTCTTCAATCAAAAAtgctaatcaaaaaaaaaaaaaagtgtacaaaatTATCAAAAAGAGGCAAACATTTTAAtgctaaataataatgaaaagatAATAAGAGGATATAATAgtcaatcaaaaatacaaaaatctttctgacccctGAAACGGACCCCAGTAGTATGTTTTAAATAAGATAATAAGTGAAGTATAACTCTCCTTAAGAAGAAACCAGAGTCCAGAGCGGATGAGAAACAGGTCTAACCTCAAgatgtttcattttaaaaattaaaacaagctGAAGTGGTGATAATCAAACTATAAAGGCTTCAGGTTCAGTCCCAGGTCGAGTCGACCCAGCACTGGAGAGTTACTGATGACAGTCCTACTCAAACATAATATTTCCCTTGACTTGGGGATTTCAATTTTAGGCTCTGCAATTAGTCTGCTGCAGGTCACATCAACATCTGCTAAATGCGTCCTAAATACATCTGCATTCTTAGAAGCTGAAAAGGTTGTACTGCAATACAGTACAATACTGTTTCTATATAACCTTTTGGCATTTTTGGTAATTATTTTGAATACCCACAGGTTCTCATAACAGCCCTGAAAATTGGACTTGTAACTGGTCTTTTGGCTTCGAACAGGTCCaagactctgtgtgtgtgactaGTTGGCAGAACATGAGAAGAGGCTCTCCTTTAAGTTAAAAGATGAGGTCCAAACACCTGATGTGTAAAGCAGAAGGAGTCCTGAACTAAGCTCAAAAAAGCTTTGGTGCTCTATATGGCAGAACGGGTTTTATGCTTACCCAGCACCTCTGTTATTACGTAATGTGTGGgaattatgtcttttttttctggacTGCCAtttctattaataaaataaactaaatgcaaGGCCAgataaagatattttatacagataaatctttatataatataatataataatttgatcGGGCAGTAAATGGTTTTATCATCTGACAGAAGCAGTTAGATCACTCCCAATGGGAGATGCCCTTTTATCCACACGATGGCATTGTTAGCTAATGTTTGCTTCGAAAAAGGTTTTTAGAAAATCGTGTTTTTATTATCACACAAAATATTCATGATGCGCCGGCTAGTCTTCCCCAAAGTTATGTGGACTTTGGTGAACCCAGATACTTTTAAATCCGACCCAAAGAAGACTAAACAAATATTTCAAGCAAATTAAATTAACCAATTTGTGGACGTTTATGCGCACTACAAGCAGATGGTCATTCGTGTGACCATTTAAGGGCTGTTGTTTTCGCTCTGTGACCGTATTTTTCACGTACTTCGATGGGAACTCCATATTTTTGAATCAAGTCCTGTTCGACTACATggcaacacatttttaaatgccCTGAAACAGCTTCTCTCTATGTGGGGCGTCTACGTCACGCGCTCTGACCCTCTTGCCCATGGAAGCGCGCGAGACCCAGTCAGAGCCGCCCGTTCATCGCGTGAAAACACCTTCGGAAAGAATGTCATCCAGTTATTTTCTTACAAATGGATTTATCGGTCTCCGCGAATAATTTGCATTTCGGCGGTTTTGCGGTAAGTACGTTACTGGTGATTTCACGCAGCTCCAATGAAGCGTTGCTAACATCTGGCGCGCGCTGGCGGCGGGAATTCATCGCTGCTTGTCATTTATCGGCAAGATCTCGTGCATCTCTCCTTAATATAATTTCAGAACTGAGCTGCAATAGACGCTGTGGTCAGTGCACAAGAAGCGGTTTGCTTTTCGACGCCTGCTTTAAATCTCATTCAATCTTGCCTTTCTTCATTTCAGTGCTTAACTGTGCAGAAAATATTCATTTGTACTATAGTTATGCTTACGTAATTGAACTAATGGCCTTGTTTAATACATGAAGCTGAATAACTTGAGCAGGTGTAGTGTCGCTTCCACCTCTAATCGACGTACACCTCCCATCATCATCTCAAGTCCATCATCAGTCCCTGTATGGCGCATTTCATCCATCTGTTCATCATCTTCTAACATGGGCAATACATTGCATGTTGCATTAGTTAGTTGGATTAATTAGAATCCTGGATGGCATGTGTTATGCCATCCTACAGTCCAGTATCCCACAGCCTGTGAAGTAGGCTGGTCTCCATTACGATTGATAGATGCTGTCACTGGGACTCAGGCTGGCTGGACCATCTTTTAGACACTTTTCTTTATACATAATTGAGCATCCCTCTATGTACTTGCTCTCAGCTCCTGCTCTTATAATACAAGCTCGACAGAATGTAGAAGAAGTCTGCATCTGTTTGGACTGTAATGGCAGTGTGGTTGCAGTTTCAGCTGCCTCATCATATTGACCAGAGTTTAGATTGAATGCAGGTTTGCTGCTGTGcaccatgtaattgctgctgtgcGGTGATTTGCTATGAGCAGTCCACAATTACAGTATGTAAAGATTGCAGGGACAATGCATCGTGATGCAGTAAGACGTGTTCCCCAGAGACCGAGCTGTCTTTACACTGCATTGCCATGTTATGTGGTCTGAAAAGCATCCCAGGGActtttgtgtgtacatgtgcatTTGAAATAACAGAGTTCCGCTATTCATTAGAAGTGAAAGAATGATCTCTCTGACAGATGCAAGTCGTGGTGGTACACAATGTCAGATGACTCCAATAAGTAACAAATTATTACTGTTTCTTGGTCATCATGGTTAATAGGATGGTTTGCTTGTTCCCCTCCTCTCATCTCTTCTGTATATAAACCCGGTGCTCTGACTGACAGCAGACTCCTGGTAAATCCAGTGTGAAGGTGGGTGGGGATTTTAAAGACTTCTAAAGTGGATTTTGGATTTTATTCTTGTAAATGCCAGCACAGTGGGCTACTGCCATTTATGAAGTTTATAAGCTTTAAATCATTGGATTATGTatggatgtgtgtgtttttgtgtgtgttcacttttccGTGAACCGGTTCTCTTGGATGGTTCATTCATCGAACCCGTTAAAACAAAATggttccaaggttttttttttgttattttttttacgtCATCACTCAAGTACGTCACCCTTATGTATTTCTAGCAACTTAGTAATTGTTATACTGAAACAGTCAAATAAAGCATATGTGTTAAAGCAAATagctttttattactttttattcacTAGTTAATTCTAATAATTCATAGAACATTTTCtgttcatttactcactcttaagCTTTCTTTCTTCACAGAACGCTAAAGATGATTTTTAGCTGAAATCATGGTCCTTGGTTATTCATAATATGCAAGTCAGCAGGTTCCATCACTTTAAGAGTCAAAAAGTCTTAATAGGAAACACAAAATTAATACTTACGACCCCTGATGATAAATGAAGTGAAACAATCAATCTGTGCAAGGAACTGAATgttatttatatcattattacCAGTAATCCACAGCCTCAGGCAAACGGTCCAGGAGCTCAGGCTTTTTTGTTGCATGATGACGTGTACATGGTAACAAAATCTCACATGAACTGACTTGTGTGCAGGACACGTGGGCAGACCATGACCATTGAGTCAGACTTAACCAAAAATCTCAGCCTATAGGTTTATTAATTCATGAATTTTGAGCCAGTTCTTTCAACAACAGTCTAGTAAGAGCCACCTAGTGTACTCTGGTGTAGTCAAATTTGTTCATTGCAAATTTCAGGTGGCAGGCACACAAGCTAAGAATAAGCCTCAAGACTACGCTCTACTCCGTCACAGATATTATGTACTATTTTAAACAACCATATACATTTTTGATAACTCACAAATGCAACCAGAATATATAACATGAACATTCATCTGAAACTTCACCTTCCTGTACCTCAATTGGGAcattcacaacaaaaaaataggcctacagttaaaaaaaattaataaataaattaagtaacACATGAGATCAGTAATGATATGACATGACAACAGCAAGAACGTCTTTCACACTTCTGTGTTTAAATGTGCAATGTGTAAAATAGTGTAAATCCTCAACAGGAAACAACAAGAACTAGAATAATACATTAATGTATAAAAATTACAAGCAATAGCAGAAAATTTAATATAGTAGAACAAAGacacaaatgaaataaacagtTCATTTCAGActgtttttaggtacagaaatgttataattttatgtaaaataacactgcatagtcgtcactgtatgaattaaatatagattaatttttaaagttgcaaaagttattcagtcaagagcagtgagagattgtTTATTTCTTTGACAGCAGCAGGTTTATTTAATCTGCTTTCACTTTAAGACCGAAAGCACGCATATTGTTTTTTGAGCATCTTACACCATGTGCACATATGATCGGGGTCAGGTGAACTGAAACCAGAGATCCCATAAAACCGATTAGTCGACTAgtcaattttgaaatatataattttgttccTCTAATCTTTCATTATATAATCTCATTCCATCTAGTCTAAGCTGTGCAGAACATCCTATCAAAATTCCGCTCATCAAAATCACTTCAAAAATACAGCTAGACAAAGCTGAAGAATATGCTATTCTTTTTATCTTAAAGGCATTATAGCCATCCAGGATGAGGAAAAGAGTACATCTGTTAATAATACTATTTTTTGCTGTCAGCTGGGGGAGGGTATTTGGAACAGGTTGTCTTGTCATGCTGTTGCATGCTGGGATGCTGGAACACACGTTGGAATATATCCCTTGTTGCCCTGCCATAATGCTGCCAAGAACTCCAGGCTTTCTTTGCCATTCTAATAAAAGTGAACAGGACAGAGATTTCCATGCAGTTTTTTTGTACACCATCAATATGAAATGA
This is a stretch of genomic DNA from Carassius carassius chromosome 10, fCarCar2.1, whole genome shotgun sequence. It encodes these proteins:
- the LOC132152058 gene encoding uncharacterized protein C7orf57-like, with product MAAEPNYRRTKPGVRTANIASSNGAAGPSSQIPGLSASADITPEEKTKGRRVGIQASDSDYVKLAKQGGQKGLLRHDDPVETKSYCCYKPASWFSDTADDQESGSNATTPDGISKSKGVLQHLEAPFGTDNCSAWDSGKKDGSHATSEMQKLSLSQNEIAEANKFKKISHDKKAVAPVNMSKLLSFGYVEEENKSLDDDASSITSEQTSTIAPEDELE